Proteins found in one Paenibacillus sp. FSL R10-2782 genomic segment:
- a CDS encoding DedA family protein, which yields MDVDYLISIIEDYGYAALFFSLWLGIVGLPIPDEVIVMTGGAVTSIGILQPLLAFFIVYLGVISGLSLGYVLGRFLGTTVLDRLRRKKKMDKYITFSENLVHKYGNFTICISYFLPIVRHIIPYIVGINKMSFRRYALFSYSTGLIWTLIFFLVGHFFGDHVQTAEELIHRYGLQITMLLMVLAILFFIMKYVWGKKTTEE from the coding sequence ATGGACGTTGATTATTTAATTTCCATTATCGAAGACTACGGCTATGCGGCATTATTTTTTTCCTTATGGCTCGGGATCGTGGGGCTACCCATTCCAGATGAAGTCATTGTGATGACTGGCGGGGCTGTAACCAGCATAGGAATACTTCAACCGCTACTCGCCTTTTTCATCGTATATCTAGGGGTTATATCGGGCTTGTCCTTAGGTTATGTATTGGGAAGATTCTTGGGTACAACCGTTCTAGATCGTTTACGACGAAAAAAGAAAATGGACAAGTACATTACATTTTCGGAAAATTTGGTACATAAGTATGGCAATTTCACCATTTGCATCAGTTATTTCCTACCAATTGTCCGTCACATCATCCCTTATATTGTAGGAATCAATAAAATGAGCTTTAGGCGTTATGCTCTGTTCTCTTACTCAACAGGCTTGATCTGGACGCTAATCTTCTTTTTGGTCGGACATTTCTTCGGTGATCATGTACAAACAGCAGAAGAACTTATACATCGTTATGGCTTACAGATCACAATGCTTCTTATGGTACTGGCAATACTATTTTTTATAATGAAATATGTTTGGGGGAAGAAAACAACTGAGGAGTAA
- a CDS encoding B12-binding domain-containing radical SAM protein: MKVILSTLNAKYIHTSLAIRCLKAYSEKDFDIELAEYTIKDPVMNIVSDLFQRGADVIGFSCYIWNIEETIKVIDVLKKIMPEVKIILGGPEVSYDTDHWMKRLPNVDFIVVGEGEETFHQLLQEIEGTQKYHFVYGLAYRKGEEVIQMPGRPKADLNELPSPYRFAEDIPELGKRVVYFETSRGCPFSCQFCLSSIEVGVRYYDIERTKSDILYLIDNGANLIKFVDRTFNIKRDYALEMFKFLIENHRGCVFQFEITADIMRPEVLDYLAENAPPGVFRFEIGVQSTNDPTNELVKRRQNFAKLSRTVTKVKQSGKIDQHLDLIAGLPLEDYNTFRKTFNDVFALGPEELQLGFLKMLRGTGLRIDADKYNYTYMDVAPYEMLSNDVLSFADIVRLKRLEDVLEKYWNSHRMDHTVNYLIEREFASAFDFFQEFGDYWEGQGWQKIGHQLEDLFTRLQSFLESRGTKRMDMVLGLMKLDYFLNHKYKPRKIWWEHALEKDDWSSYMKMALQHPDALLSPVVADSVADQPQPYREIIPTFASLKLGEKELQKHAVLDVLPFRLDHMLSGGSPLTAEGRTLLLVIYQQNEQQKPLYYTMPIGKEIAAI, from the coding sequence ATGAAAGTCATTTTATCAACGTTAAACGCAAAATATATTCATACCTCGCTGGCGATCCGGTGTCTCAAAGCCTACAGTGAAAAGGACTTTGACATCGAGCTGGCGGAGTATACGATCAAGGACCCTGTGATGAACATCGTATCCGACCTGTTTCAGCGGGGAGCGGATGTCATCGGCTTTTCCTGTTACATTTGGAACATTGAAGAGACAATTAAAGTGATTGATGTATTGAAAAAAATTATGCCAGAGGTCAAAATCATTCTCGGTGGCCCGGAAGTTTCTTACGATACCGATCATTGGATGAAACGCCTGCCGAATGTGGATTTTATCGTTGTCGGTGAAGGGGAGGAAACCTTTCATCAACTGCTTCAGGAGATTGAGGGTACGCAAAAGTACCATTTTGTCTACGGATTGGCCTACCGCAAGGGAGAAGAGGTCATTCAGATGCCAGGTCGTCCAAAGGCGGACTTGAACGAGCTTCCGTCACCGTACCGCTTTGCAGAGGATATACCGGAATTAGGCAAACGGGTTGTTTATTTTGAAACCAGTCGGGGTTGCCCGTTCAGTTGCCAGTTCTGTCTGTCCAGTATAGAGGTAGGGGTGCGTTATTACGATATTGAGCGTACAAAGTCGGATATTCTGTATCTGATCGACAACGGAGCCAACCTGATCAAGTTCGTGGATCGGACCTTTAACATTAAACGCGATTATGCGCTGGAAATGTTCAAGTTTCTCATTGAAAACCATCGTGGATGTGTCTTCCAGTTTGAGATTACAGCAGATATTATGCGTCCCGAGGTGTTGGATTATTTGGCAGAAAACGCGCCGCCAGGCGTATTTCGCTTTGAAATCGGCGTCCAGTCGACGAACGATCCGACCAATGAATTGGTCAAGCGTCGCCAGAACTTTGCCAAGCTTTCCCGTACCGTTACGAAGGTCAAGCAAAGCGGCAAGATCGACCAGCATCTCGATTTAATTGCAGGCCTACCTTTGGAGGATTACAATACGTTCCGTAAAACGTTTAATGACGTTTTTGCGCTCGGCCCGGAGGAGCTTCAGCTCGGCTTCCTCAAAATGCTGCGCGGCACTGGACTGCGTATCGACGCAGATAAGTACAACTACACGTACATGGATGTTGCGCCTTATGAAATGCTGAGCAATGACGTCCTTTCCTTTGCCGATATCGTTCGGCTCAAACGCTTGGAAGATGTGCTGGAGAAATACTGGAACTCCCATCGTATGGATCATACGGTGAACTATCTGATCGAGCGCGAATTTGCGTCGGCCTTTGATTTCTTTCAGGAGTTCGGAGACTATTGGGAGGGACAAGGCTGGCAAAAAATCGGCCACCAGCTCGAAGACCTGTTTACGCGTCTCCAGTCCTTTCTTGAATCACGCGGAACGAAGCGAATGGATATGGTGCTTGGGCTGATGAAGCTCGACTATTTCCTGAACCATAAATACAAGCCGCGTAAAATCTGGTGGGAGCATGCCTTGGAGAAGGACGATTGGTCCAGCTATATGAAAATGGCTCTCCAGCACCCGGATGCGCTGTTGTCACCTGTGGTTGCAGACTCTGTGGCAGATCAGCCGCAGCCATACCGCGAGATCATTCCGACTTTCGCTTCCTTGAAGCTGGGTGAAAAGGAACTGCAAAAGCACGCTGTGCTGGATGTTCTTCCGTTCCGGTTGGATCATATGCTGAGTGGCGGCAGCCCTTTGACCGCAGAAGGCCGCACACTGCTACTCGTAATCTACCAGCAAAACGAACAGCAAAAGCCGCTGTACTACACCATGCCGATTGGCAAGGAAATTGCAGCGATTTAA
- a CDS encoding phospholipid methyltransferase produces MIRISHLVQERFLFLFKFLHSPAYVGSVTPSSRFLAKKMIESIPWSEIHSVAELGAGTGAITQYIPSATREQTKVLLFEKDQTMQRDLKKKFPNYLCYSDSRELQRAMQNAEIEQLDCIISGLPFFNFPQAMRDQIVEQIHLSLKDQGMFVAFQYSKQMKQQLEEWFDIEEIKFVPMNLPPAFVYVCRKKA; encoded by the coding sequence ATGATCCGTATTAGTCATTTGGTTCAAGAGAGATTTCTGTTCTTATTTAAATTTTTGCATTCGCCAGCCTATGTGGGTAGTGTAACGCCAAGCTCCAGATTTCTAGCTAAAAAAATGATCGAATCCATTCCATGGAGTGAGATTCATAGCGTTGCCGAGCTTGGCGCTGGTACCGGGGCAATCACCCAATACATTCCATCTGCTACAAGGGAACAAACCAAGGTACTGCTTTTTGAGAAGGATCAGACAATGCAACGAGATTTAAAAAAGAAATTTCCAAATTATCTTTGTTACTCCGACTCCCGTGAGCTTCAACGTGCTATGCAAAATGCCGAAATTGAACAGCTTGACTGCATTATAAGCGGGCTGCCATTTTTTAATTTCCCCCAAGCGATGCGAGATCAAATTGTAGAACAGATTCACCTATCGCTCAAGGATCAGGGAATGTTTGTCGCCTTTCAATATTCCAAGCAAATGAAACAGCAATTAGAGGAATGGTTTGATATTGAGGAAATCAAGTTTGTGCCCATGAACCTTCCACCTGCGTTTGTCTATGTTTGCCGGAAAAAAGCTTGA
- a CDS encoding NUDIX domain-containing protein, translating into MGYMMDLRKVVGTRPLIMAGACVLLLHKNKLLLGLRTDNGLWGLPGGSLEPGESMEEVAVRELAEETGLKAGSLTLLDVFSGPQLYYKYPHGDEVYNVVTAYICTEYTGELKEDPNEAKELRFFDLDHLPDEISPPDIPVIQRFLQITLLSKK; encoded by the coding sequence TTGGGCTATATGATGGACTTAAGAAAAGTGGTAGGTACCAGACCCTTAATCATGGCAGGCGCTTGCGTGCTATTACTTCATAAAAACAAATTACTACTAGGACTTCGAACAGATAATGGTTTGTGGGGATTGCCAGGCGGGTCATTGGAACCGGGAGAATCTATGGAAGAAGTCGCGGTAAGAGAATTAGCCGAGGAAACAGGGCTGAAAGCAGGTAGCCTTACTCTATTGGATGTATTCTCCGGGCCGCAATTATACTATAAATACCCGCATGGGGACGAAGTATACAATGTCGTTACAGCCTATATTTGCACCGAATATACGGGGGAGCTAAAGGAAGATCCAAATGAAGCCAAGGAATTAAGATTTTTTGATCTCGACCATCTTCCTGATGAAATTAGTCCCCCGGATATCCCGGTAATTCAACGGTTTTTACAAATAACCCTGCTTTCAAAAAAATAA
- a CDS encoding helix-turn-helix domain-containing protein: MTQVQAQPNENAWIAKWESTQPLTDKWLTVGEIHYFLSHALIIITDGQAVWNINGQHVHVAFGDLIAIEKGSLIEVLEGGNLDLAGWKIQFDTYSFHQEREIMKFEWHVPTGKTYQKVQLTRGFLASIRDRLSEEQVCDGISEMMVENQHLLYGLLKNLYHIQPTEQQTTENGIIRSITYMQEHYDEVITREQLAQMAGISQWHYSRKFSELCGQPPLEYLAKYRIYRAQEELLLTSAKSQEIAKKVGFEDAHYFSRRFKHFTGVSPGNYVRTLEQRKILSISPLCADVLIDLGIIPYAVMVTPLLLPQHQRQLFEKHQVELLEVPQYDINITLIQQKKPELIVGHLLTEDTKKKLRTIAPIITGLTIHLDVLLDQFAALFNKNAAAEKLQAQMEEGVRAARKQLKRIIDSSATVMVLRVEPFGYRYLGGYSSEVSQLLYQKLGLSLPESLKAGEAWFNPCSLEQLLMANPDYLFVEKRVMENFSAEENMKKLMESSQWENVRAVKDHRVFYIDTSLWVDGSGVVGYTMIMDQIVSSLMDSPNNRAQ; this comes from the coding sequence TTGACTCAAGTACAAGCACAACCAAATGAGAACGCATGGATTGCGAAATGGGAGTCAACTCAGCCGTTAACAGATAAATGGCTTACCGTAGGAGAAATACATTATTTTCTTAGCCATGCACTGATTATCATTACAGACGGGCAAGCGGTTTGGAACATTAATGGGCAGCATGTCCATGTTGCATTTGGGGATTTGATTGCCATCGAAAAAGGATCGTTGATTGAGGTTCTAGAGGGTGGGAATCTTGATCTGGCTGGCTGGAAAATTCAGTTTGATACGTATTCTTTCCACCAAGAACGAGAAATCATGAAATTTGAATGGCATGTACCTACCGGGAAAACCTATCAAAAGGTGCAGTTAACCCGCGGTTTTTTAGCGAGTATACGTGACCGTTTGAGTGAAGAACAAGTTTGTGATGGAATTAGTGAGATGATGGTTGAGAATCAACATCTTTTGTATGGATTATTGAAGAATTTATATCATATACAGCCAACTGAGCAGCAGACCACTGAAAATGGAATTATACGTTCTATCACCTATATGCAAGAACATTATGATGAAGTGATTACACGTGAGCAATTAGCACAGATGGCAGGCATAAGTCAGTGGCATTATTCTCGGAAATTCAGTGAATTATGTGGCCAACCTCCATTAGAGTATCTAGCGAAATACAGGATTTATCGCGCACAAGAAGAGCTGTTATTAACTTCAGCGAAATCTCAAGAGATTGCTAAAAAAGTAGGTTTTGAGGATGCTCATTATTTTAGCCGCCGCTTCAAACATTTTACAGGTGTGTCACCAGGAAATTATGTTCGAACCTTGGAGCAACGCAAAATTTTATCCATATCACCGCTTTGTGCTGACGTTTTAATTGATTTAGGCATCATACCCTATGCGGTTATGGTCACCCCCCTGCTATTACCACAGCATCAACGGCAATTATTTGAGAAACATCAAGTAGAATTGCTGGAAGTACCACAATACGATATCAATATAACTTTAATTCAACAAAAAAAGCCGGAGCTGATTGTTGGACATCTGTTAACGGAAGATACAAAGAAGAAATTGCGCACAATCGCACCCATTATCACAGGTCTTACCATCCATTTGGATGTTCTGCTTGACCAATTTGCAGCATTATTTAATAAAAATGCAGCAGCAGAAAAGCTCCAGGCTCAAATGGAAGAAGGAGTGAGAGCAGCAAGAAAACAATTAAAAAGAATAATAGACTCCTCTGCTACAGTCATGGTTCTAAGAGTGGAACCCTTTGGATATCGATATCTTGGGGGATATTCAAGCGAGGTATCTCAATTGCTGTATCAGAAGTTAGGACTATCACTCCCAGAATCGCTAAAGGCGGGAGAAGCATGGTTTAATCCATGCTCCCTTGAGCAGCTGCTTATGGCTAATCCTGACTATCTATTTGTGGAGAAGCGTGTGATGGAGAATTTCAGCGCAGAGGAAAATATGAAGAAGCTCATGGAGAGCAGTCAGTGGGAAAATGTCAGAGCGGTTAAAGATCATCGGGTGTTCTATATAGATACGAGTCTGTGGGTGGATGGTAGTGGAGTTGTTGGGTATACGATGATTATGGATC
- a CDS encoding FlxA-like family protein, with the protein MNISSTSSSSISIASTSSSSSTNDTASLEKQKAQLEAEYNKVQQSKDNKDTKETKMKQLQQQIKQIEAQIAQQSSQSSSTSTSKAQQPAPPSNTESTRVNTANSSDITGVGKSLDISI; encoded by the coding sequence ATGAACATTTCATCGACTTCCAGCAGTTCTATATCTATTGCAAGCACTTCATCTTCATCCAGTACCAACGATACAGCTAGTCTGGAAAAGCAAAAAGCTCAACTTGAAGCGGAGTACAACAAGGTACAGCAAAGTAAGGATAATAAGGATACAAAAGAAACGAAAATGAAGCAGCTTCAGCAGCAAATTAAACAAATTGAAGCGCAGATTGCCCAGCAAAGTTCGCAATCCAGCAGCACGTCAACTTCAAAAGCGCAACAGCCAGCTCCACCAAGCAACACGGAATCCACTCGTGTCAACACTGCTAACAGTAGCGACATTACCGGTGTTGGGAAGTCATTGGATATTTCAATCTAA